The DNA window CAGCCCGGTGCCTTCTCCGCTTGGCTTAGTCGTGAAAAACGGCTGAAAAATCTTTTGCTGCATAGTATCGGAAATGCCTGTACCATTGTCGCTCACCTGAATCTCTACCGCTTTGTCGACGATACGGGTCTGCACGGTCACGGTTGGTTTGAAATCATCATTGGCTTGCTTTAGGCGCTGATTGACGGCGTAAAACGCGTTGTTGAACAGGTTGAGGAGCACCCGGCTAATGTCCTGCCCCACCAGGTCGACCTTACCCAAATCGGGCTGGAGTTTCTGTACCAGCGCGCAGGTAAACAGCGGATTTCTAACCCGCTGCCCATAGTAGGCCAGGCGAATGTATTCATCGACCAGTGCGTTCAGATCGACGGGGTATCGCTCGCCACTACCCATTCGGCTGTGTTCGAGCATACCCTGCACGATACTTGACGCCCGGTTGCCGTGGTGGCTGATCTTTTGCAGGTTTTGCTTTAACGTGTCGAGTAATTCGTTTTCCAAGTCTGCATCGCGCTGCTGTCGTTTCTGCTCATCCTCCAGTTCCGTCACCACATCGACCGACAGGTCGGAGAAGTTATTGACGAAGTTGAGCGGGTTCTGAATTTCGTGGGCGATACCCGCTGTCAGTTCGCCGAGGCTGGCGAGTTTTTCGCGCTGAATGAGCTGATGCTGCGTGTCCCGGAGTTCGGTGAGGGTATCGGCGAGGTTGTTACGCTGCGTTTCGATCTCCAGTTTTTGCCGGATTACTTCTTCCGTCCGCAGGGCTACGTTACGTTCCAGCAATTGATTGGCTTTCCGAAGCTGCCGCGACCGGTACCGCACCAGTGCCCAAACGACCAGCGCGGCCAGTATCGCATAGAGGATGTAGGCCCACGGGGCGCGCCACCAGGGCGGCAATACGGTCAGTTGAATCGAAGCACCCTGCTGGTTGTACAGCCCGTCGTTGTTCGACGCTTTCACCCGAAAAACGTAGGTGCCCGGTGCCAGAAATGAATAGGTTGCCGACCGCTGCGTGCCGCAATTGACCCACCCGCTGTTGACGCCTTCGAGCTGGTAGGTATACTGGTTTTTCTCCGGGGCAATGTAGTTCAGGCCCACAAAGTCGAACGAGATTACGTTATCGCGGTAGCTCAGCGTCAGGGGCTGCGTTGGAAACAAACGGGTCGAGTCCTGCACCCGTACCCGCGTGATGTAGACGGGGGGCACGAAGGTATTGCTTGCCATGTCGGATGGGCGAAACACCACCAGCCCGTTTGTGCAGCCAAAGGCCAGTTCGCCGGTCGGCGCGGAGGTGCAGGCCCCCGTAAAGCTTTGCCCTAGCAGCCCGTCGTGTTCGTCGAACACCCGGAGCTGGCGCGTCAGCGGGTCCAGCCGACATAATTTGTCGTTGGTCGCCAGCCAGAGCATACCCATCTGATCGGTAGTCAGGGCAACGATGTGGTTGTCGGGCAGACCGTTGTGAACAGTAAACGTCGATACGTCCGCCGTTTTGGGATCGACACGGAAGATGCCGCCGATATTGGTCGCCATCCAGATCGCACCGTCGTTGGTTTCGCAGAGGGCTACTACGTCGCGGCTGTAGAAAATTTTCTTGTCGCCGGAGTGTGGAGGGTGGTAGCTCGTAAACCGGCCCGACCGGGGGTCTAGTTTACAGGCCCCTACGCCCCCGGCCGTTACCCAGACATCCCCCGAGCGGGTCACCAGCACGTCGCTGACCTGCCCGCCCCCTTTTCCGAAGGGGTTACTCCTGTCGATCTGGAAAAGCGTATACTGGCCGTTGGCCGGGTCGAAATGGGCCAGCTTCCCCTGACCGGCTATCCACAGCTTCCCCTGTCCGTCGTCGTCGATGCTGGTGATCGTAAAACCGACCGGATAGTGCCGAAGCTGACCCATTGCGTCCAGCGTGCGCAGGCCCGTCGGGACGGCCATCCAGGTCCGGCCGTTGCGGTCGCAGTGGAGGGCCGAAATCAGATCGGTGGGTGAATAGACGACGAATTTCTGGGATTCCCCCTTGTCCGGCGCGGGTGGCTGCGTGGTGTCGTAAGGTGTCTGGTCAGCCAGAGTCAGGCGGGATACCTTCCCGATGTAGTCATTGGTGGCGTTGTTGAACCAGAGCGCCCCCGCCGGTCGGCCGATAGCATCGTGATATTGTTTTCAACTCTGGGCGTAGCATTATGGTCTGGAATGGGCTGATAAAATTCAAACCGGGGCGTCAGCGTGGAATAATGGTCGATGCCGTTGGCGCTCCCGATCCAGAACGACCCCCGCCGGTCGGCCAGCAGCGCCCAGACAACCTCGTGGCTCAGCGAACCGGGAATCGACGGGTTGGGCCGGTAGGTAATGGTTTTGCCGGAAGCCGGGTCGAGCTGTACCAGCCCCGACAGGGTACCCACCATCAGGTCGTGGTGTTCGTTTTCGCCCAGCCCTTTGGGCATTATTTCCCGGTTGGGCAGGTACTTCCTGCCGGTTGGTGCGTAGGTGGTCAGGGCCTCGTCGCGGCCGGGCGATGGCTTTTTTCCGGGCCGCAGCTGGTAAAGCCCGTCGTTAAAAGCCGCCAGCCACAGGCTATTGTCGGCCGCGAGGTACATCGACTCGATCCGGGGCTGTGGTTTGGCGGGGTCGGGGCCAAAATAAAACGGGCTGAACTTCCCCGTTTGTCGGTTCATGGTAAACAGGCCGGTGGCGGTGCCTACCCACAACGTACCAAACCGATCTTCCTGAATCGACCATACCCGCCCGTCGGCACCGCGCGCAACCGGTACGCTGTAGAGCCGGTATTGTTTGGTGCGGGGATTGAAGCGGGCCAGCCCACCTTCCGAACCAATCCAGAGATAGCCCTGCCTGTCTTCGATCAGGGTGTAGCAGATGTCGTAAGCCGCAACCTGACCCGACCCGGCCCGCTCCACCCGAAAGAAATTCACCCGGCCCGTGCGCTTATCGAGCCGGTGCAGCCCACCGCCGGGCGTGACAAACCAGATTTCGCCCGACCGCGATTCCAGCATGTCCCAGATGTTGTTGTGCGCCATGTGGTTGTTCGGGTCGGCGGGGTCGGGTTTGTAGACGGTGAACGTGTAGCCGTCGTACCGATTCAGGCCGTCGCCGGTGCCGAACCACATGAACCCGTCCCGGTCCTGGTAGATGCTGAAAATTGTGTTGCTGGATAGCCCCTGCGCTGTGCTGAGGTGCTCGAACCGAAGCGGAGATTGCCCTAACGGGGATTGCCCCGGCGGAGGCTGTCGCAGTGAATTCTGTCGCAGTGAATGCTGCCCGTGGGCAAACACAGCGACAAGCATGCACAGCGTAATGGTAATTAATCGGTGGTGTGGAATCATTGAGAAAGGCAGGAAGCAACGGTAGGTAGCCTGTTGGTAGCAGGTGATGAGGGCCATTCGGCTTATTCAGTCCTCAAGTTTAACAGGAAGCCGTATAAAGTCAAGTCAGTCAATACCAGCAATCCGGTCTGCTGGCCGACGCTAAAATACGCACGCCATTGGTGTTTTTCTAATGTAACCCGTCGATGAACCACTGTGACTGTGGCTCGCAGTTACCTGTGCGTCAGCCGTGTCTACTTTCCGGTAAGGCGTCTGTCTCCGTGGCGCGGTGCGGACACCGACATTCGGATTCGATTAGCTGTCGAATGAGAACAGTACTGGCCGGGAAACTACCTTGTCCGGTTATGTAGCTTGTCGACCGTTCGTCAATAATTAGAAGATTGTCTAATTGTTTAATTAGACGTTTGTCTAACCAGTTGCTGACAAAGTCGCTGCCTTCTGTGCAGTAAATTAGCTATAGTACCCCATGAACCTGCTTTTCAAAGCTCTCAACGACCCAACCCGGCGGCAGATTCTCGATCTGCTGCGGACGGGTGATCTAAACGCCGGTGAAATCGCTGAGCAGTTCGCTATGTCGAAGCCCAGTATTTCGCACCACCTCGATTTGTTGCGGCAGGCCGGGTTGGTGGAGTCGGTGAAGCAGGGGCAGTTTATCACGTATTCGCTCAACACCACCGTGCTCGATGAACTGCTGGGCTGGCTGCTCAGCTTCCAGCAACCCACCCCCGTCGCGTCCGAAAACGAATCAAACCGTTCTGTAAACCAATAACTCTGTTGCACCATGAACACGAAAACTACCTCCGCCGAGTGGATGATTCTGGCTCCCTGCCTGTTGGCACTCGGCTACGTTGCCCTGATCTGGAATCAACTGCCTGCGACGATAGTATCGCACTACGGCCTGTCGGGTAAGCCAGACGGCTGGATGCCGAAAGAAAACGCATTGCTGATTCTGACCGTCGCGACGGGGCTTACGTACCTGCTACTGCGTTTCTTACCGCGCATCGACCCGAAGGGCCGGACGCAATCAGCCTTATTTCTACGAATTCGGTTCGTTGTCAGTCTGCTGCTGGCGGCCACGTTGACGGGACTGTTTTACAGGGCGACTCCTACCGGCGGTTCGCGGCCGGGGGTGGGCGGTCTGCTGGCCCTGACTTGTGTGGCGGTGGCTGTACTCGGCAATTACATGACGACCCTCAGACCCAACTGGGTAATCGGTATCCGAACGCCCTGGACGCTGGCAAACGACCGGGTCTGGACACGTACGCACCGGCTGGGCGGTCGGCTGATGGTGGTGGGTGGGTTGCTTGGTGCCCTGCTGGCCCTGCTTGTTCCTGCTCCGTACACGGTCGGGGCGGTCGTAGCTGCGCTCCTGGTCGTATCACTGATTCCCGTTGTGTATTCTTACGTTTACTTCCGGCAGGAAAAAGCGCACCAATCACTATCGTAACTGGCCAGTGAGTCTGGCCGCCACCAGCGCAAAACCGTGAGCCAAAAACTGTAAACCGCACCCCTATATGTCCCGCCTGCTCCTCCTTTTGCTACTCGGCCTGACCGGCACCGTGCTGGCCCAGACCAGCGAACCGATTCACTATGTCATCACTCAGCCCGCCGGTGTCAGCCTGACCCTCGACGGAACGCTGACGCTACCCGCCAATGCCACAGGTCCCGTGCCGGTGGTGCTGCTCATTGCGGGGTCCGGCCCCACCGACCGAGACAGTAACTCGCCGGTGCCCGTTGGCGGTAAAACCGTGCAGGGTAGTCCGTTTCGTATGCTAGCTGATAGCCTGTCGCGGCAGGGCGTGGCCGTGGCCCGGTACGACAAGCGGTATTCGGGGACTAACGCGATGGTTGCCGTGATGAAGATAAAACAGGACCAACATCGGTTTGATTACTACGTCAGCGATGCTGTGGGCCTTATTCGGCAGTTGCAGGCCGACAAGCGGTTTTCGCGGGTGGTGGTGGCGGGGCATAGCGAAGGCTCACTGGTGGGTATGCTGGCGGCTACCCAAACTAACGCCGACGCCTTTGTATCGCTGGCGGGGTCGGGGCATAACATCGCCGATGTGCTGAAACTGCAACTGGCGAAGTTACCCGATAGTCAGCGCGACCGGGCTTACCGCGACCTCGACTCGCTGCGGGCGGGGCAGACCGTCAAGGAGCCGCCCATGTTGGTGGCCTCGTTCTTTGCGCCCTCGGTTCAGCCGTACCTGATGTCGTGGATGAAGTATGACCCGGCGATTGAGATTATGAAGTTTCGTGGGCCGGTGCTGCTGATAAACGGAAAGCGCGACCTGCAATCGGGCGTGACCGAGGCCGACGCACTCAAAGCCGCCCGGCCCGACGCCCGGCTGCTGCTGTACCCCAATATGACGCATATGCTGAAAGACGCGGCTGGCGAATCGACGCCCGACAATTTTAAAACGTACCACGATCCCAGTCTGCCGCTAACACCCGGTCTTGCTACAGCTATCGCGCAGTTTGTTCGGGGGAATTGAACCAGTACGTTCGGGTCGTTGGCCGTGCATCGATGTAACCCATTAATAAATTTCATGACTACTTAATGGCATCTTTTGAGGGTTTACTGTTATTGTCATAAAAACAGTCGATAAAGTACCATGAAAGCGGTGTTGGTCTGGTTAATGAGCGGTTCCGTTGCGCTGGCGCAGACGATTGTGCCGCGTACGTTGGTGCAACTGTCAGTTGATCACGACGACGTGTATCTGGCTGGCGAGCCGATTGTGGGGCAGGCGCGGATTATCAATGCCCTTACCGGTCAGCCCGACTCAACCGACGTGGCGTTGTATGTCGATTGTATCAACGCTGATCAGGGGGCGGTGCTTCGGCGTGTAATCGTCCGGCCTCGCAACGGTCTGGCTCACTTTACGCTGACCCCGCCCGACTCGCTGCCCAGCTACCATTGCCAGTTACGGGCCTACACCAACTGGATGCGTAATTTTTCGCCCGACGCCTTCGGCCGGCAAAGCCTGCTGGTTGTGTCGCCCACCGATCAGCAACGGCTGGCTGGGCCAGTCACGGCCCCATCGGTCAGTAGTGTCGTGATTCGGCCGGAAGGTGGGGCGTTGGTGGCGGGCCTGCGCAACCGACTGGTTATCTGCGCCCGCGATACGTTTGGCGTGGGCGTTCCGGCGGGAGGGTGTATCCTGGCCAGCACCGGCGATACGCTCACGAAGCTAACGACAGACGATAAAGGACTGGCATCGGCAGACCTTAGCCCACAGCCGCAAACAGCGTATTGGGCCGTGCTGGGCGGTAAGCGGGTGGCCCTGCCGCCTATACAGCCCACCGGAAGCGTGCTCCGCTGCAACGACCTGACCTACCCCGACCGTATCCGCGTCACCGTCGAAAATAGCCTGTCGCCCACGCCCGATACGCTGACGTTTATCGTGCAGAGCCGGGGGCGGATTCTGTCCTACGCCAGCGTACCCCGCCAAACGCCCGTGTCGGTGTTCAACATCGCCCGGTCGAGTCTGCCGCCGGGCCTGATTAGTCTGGTGCTGGTCGACAAGCAGAAAAAGCGGGTCGGGGAGCGGCTGATTTACAAACCGTACCCGGCGGGCAGCGACGACACGACCGAACCCGTCGACCTCGAACTCGATCAGCCACTGCCGTCGCTGTCGCCCCAGCAACTGAGCGACGCGCTGGTGTTGCGCCGGAACACGCTGTTTGGCTGGGATGAACTGACCGCCGAGCGCACCTACACATTTCCGGCGGAGCGGGGCATCAGCCTGTCGGGGCAGCTGGCGAAGTGGAACGATAAGCCTGTCGGGGCACCGGTGATGGTATCGCTGGTGGCAACGCCCGTGGGCGACGATTCGCTCAGTCAGCGGGAGTTGTTTGTGGCGCAGAGCGACGCCAGCGGGCGGTTTGCGTTTCAGGATATGCCTCTTTACGGCACGTATAACGGGCAGCTGACGGCTAAAATCGGCAACATTGACACCCGTATCCGGCTCGATTCCAGCACGGTGCCGTCTATCGTCGCCCAGCCCCGACCCATCGACTGGCGTATCCTGCCAAACGCGCAGACGCTCGTGGCCCGCTACGACACCCTGCTGACGACGCGGCAACGAAAGGCTATGCGAGCCGGTACGACTCTGCAAGCGGTAACTGTGAAGGCAAACAAAACATCAGGTATCCAGCAGGCGGTTTTTTCGACGAAGCCCGGCACGGTAGTCAGTCGTACGAATGTGCTGAGTAATGGGGTGGGCGGTATGTTGAGCGGTATTATGCCCCGCTATCTGGAGTATCGAATCATGAAATATATCAAACCCGATATCAAATACTATGTCGATGACGTGTACCAACAGGGGCCGCTGGCTATGAACGACATGGCGGTGGGCGAAATCGATCACATCGACATTCACGAACGGGACGCCGATACCATGATGTACAATGCCGACATCGTTGTCGCGATCTATACCATACGCAGTACTAACCTGACCCGAGCCCAATCAGACAAGGCTGGTTCTGGTCAGCGAGTTGTGCTGAAGGGCTTTCAGCGTAATCTGGCCAGTAAGTAGCCGAGAGCGGGCATCCTGCTGGTTCGCACGAGACCGTACGATTCCATTATCCAAACAGCGGGGCGGGGATGGAGTTAGTACAATCGAGTAAACAACAAAGCTCGATTGTATGACAACGAATAGCCAAACAACCCCGACGCAACACACCTGGGCGCAGCAAAACCTGCCCGACATTGGCCTGGGTGGGGTCGCGATCGGTAACGAATTTGAATACGTCTCCGACGAGGCCGCCCACAAAACCCTCGAAGCCGCCTGGAACGCCGGAGTGCGCTACTACGACGTATCGCCCTGGTACGGGCTGGGCCTTGCCGAACGACGATACGGGCAGTTTCTGCACAACCAGAACCGCGACGACTATTACATTTCCTCAAAAGTGGGCAAGCTGCTCCGGGCCAGCAAACACAGCAAAGGCGCGGAATACTACCCCCACGCACATTCGCCCAACGACGTTATTTTCGACTACACGGCCGATGGTGTCCGCCGGTCGATCGAAGACAGTTTGCAACGGCTGGGCATCGACAGCATCGACGTCGTGTTTGTGCATGATCTCTCGCCCGACAACAAGCTGCTGCCAACGGATTGGCTGGAGCAGTTTGCCATCGCCGAGAAAGGGGCGTTTCCCGAACTGACTAAAATGCGCGATGAAGGCATCATCAAAGGCTGGGGGCTGGGTGTCAACTGCCCCGAACCCATTCTGAAAGCCATCGACGTGGCCGACCCCGATGTGTTTCTGCTGGCGTCGCAATACTCGCTGATCGACCACGAGAACGCGCTGAAAAACGTATTTCCGAAAGTCCGGGAACGCAATATCGCCCTGGTCATGGGCTCGAACCTGAATGCGGGTTTCCTGTCGGGCAGCGACCGCTACAACTACGATCAGAAAAAGCCGATTGAGCAGAAGAACCTTGACAAGCGCGACAAGCTACAGGCCATCGCCAAACAGTTTGACGTCGATCTGCGGACGGCTTCCCTGCAATTCGCCCTGTTCCCCGATGTGGCCGTGTCGGTGATTCCCGGCGCGCGCACGCCCGAGCAGGTAACGGAAAACGTCGAATCACTCAAGGTATCTATTCCCGACGGCTTCTGGCAGGCCCTGAAAGAACAGCAGCTGATCGACGCCGATGCACCGACACGGCGGATGTGACACTAGCGCGGCTGCCGCCGGTACGCACCGGTACTAAACGAATCGGTAACGGCGGAAGAATGTATTCTGGTACTACCTTTGCGCGGGTCCGGCTCAACCGAGCCGGACCCGTCTGCGTATTTACCACCGGGCCCTCGCCCCAGTTATGGAACATAGCCTATCACTACGCACCGACGATGCGCGGACCAATCGGCTCCTGTTGATCGCCTTCGTTGTGCAGCTGGTGTTTTGCCTGACGCAGGTCGGGTTCCTGCACCCCGATCAGCATTTTCAACTCATCGAATTTTCGTCGTGGCAGCTAGGCGAACCCTCCGGGGCGGGTAGTGTCTGGGAACTGAAAAGCCACATCCGGCCCACAGTACAGGTCTATATCTTTTCGGGCTTCGTCGTGCTGTGCCGCACTGTCGGCATCACCGACGCCTACACGCAGCTGACCATCCTGCGGGTGCTGTTTGGCATGGGGGTGCTGCTGGTGTTCAACCGGCTGGCCCTGCACTATTTTCGCTCCGACCGGAAGGCGCTGTTCTGGGTGCTGTTACTGCTCAATTTCTCGTGGTCGCTGCCCTACGTCCGCACGCTGTTCAGTTCCGAACTGGCGTCGTCGGTCGTGTTTTTCGGCGCTATTCTGATCTATGAACGTCGGCGTGAGCGGGTCGGGGCGGTGTTTCTGGTGGGGTTGCTGTTCAGTCTGGCGTTTTACCTGCGCTTTCAGATGGCCTTCGGCCTGGTCGGTTTTGGGCTGTGGCTGCTGATGATCGAAAAAGGATACAGCCGACTACTGCCGATGGCGGCTGGGTTCGTCCTCGGCGTACTGATCAACACGGCGCTCGACTACCAGTTTTACCACCAGCTCGTCTACACGCCGTACGATTACTTCCGGGTCAACATCCTCGAAGGCAAAGCCGCTGAGTTTGGTACGGCTCCGTTTTACTGGTATATCGTCATGCTGGCACTGGTGGTCGGTGCGCCCCCGGTCAGCCTGGTTCTGTTTTACTACAGCCTGAAAAGCAGCCCGGCGCACCTGCGGCAGCCGCTGCTCTGGGTTGTGGCTTTTTTCGTGCTGGGTCACTGCCTGGTTGGCCACAAAGAAGAGCGGTTTCTGTTTCCGGTGATCAATGCGATGCCCATTATCGCGGGGTGGGGGTTGCCTGCGTTCAGTGCCTACTACCAACGCGCGAGCGCCGGTATTCGCCTGACGATACGGGGTGTTATTTATGTCAGCGTCGCGCTAAACGTGCTGATCCTGGTGCTGTTTCTGATCCTGAATCCGTACTACCAGCTGATCGAGTTTGGGCGGAAGCTGAACAACCGCTTTTCGGGCGAAACCGCGACGATTTACTGCCTCCATCGCACGCCGTTTGAAACGGAAAGCCACCTGCCGCTGACGTTTTACCGGAAAAGCGTACCGAACCTGACGCTGGTACCGGTGCAAACGATCGACTCCGTCCGGTATTTGAACCACGCCTGGCTGGCAACAACCTACAACGACGCGAAAGGACGTATGGGACTTTTGGATAGCCTGGGGTATAAACCGCAGCTGTATTCGTCGACGCCCTTGTGGCAGGTAAATACGCGGCTGGACGCGAATAAGGCCAATACGATCAACGAAATATGGGTGCTTTATCGGAAAGAATAAGCCAATAGTGGTAGTCGGCGGCAGGCTAATCAGACATTTTTTTTAGACCAATCTAACGAAATCTGGTTAACAGTACAGCCGTACAATAAAACCGACCTGAGATGGAACAGGAATACCCCTTTGTAATTCTGGTTATTGATGACGAACCCCCCATAAGCGACGTACTTACCCATGTGGCAAAAGATTCGTTTCCGGAGGCTGTGTTCATTAATGTACGGTCGGCCGGGGAAACGATGGACTATCTCGATCAGCACCCGAACAACCTGCCCCAACTGGTATTGCTTGATATCGATCTGCACCAATATCCGAATGGCCTGGACCTGCTGCCTGAGCTGCACGCGCGGTTCAGAGGGTTAGTGCCCATCGTTATGCTGACTGTTTCGCAGGAGCAGGACGCCATTCGCAAAGCGATAGTCTCTGGAGCGGTTGCTTTTACCCGTAAACCCGACGATCTGGCAGGGTGGAAAGCCTATGCCACCATGCTGCGGCAGTACTGGTACCAGACGGCCCGCGTTCCGACACGCGAAGATGTTGACTAGTAGGGAAGATCAAGACCTAATGTAACGGTGACTGCTTTTGCTGACCTGCGTTGACTCAGTCGGGGTGGGAAGTTTTCGGCCGACCGGGTAACAGCGACATCCGAAACCAATAGTCGCGCAGTAGTTTTACGTAATCGTTCCACCCATCCAGATCGTAGGGTTTGCGGGTGTAGGCCGACGCCCCATGCGTGTATGCCTGGGTGATGTTGGGCTGGGTGTCGGAGGTGGAAAACATGATTACGGGCGTCAGCATCCGGGTGCGTTCCCGAATCTGCGGCAGCAGTTCAAGCCCGTTGATGGTGCTGTGCAGGTCGATATCGAGCAGAATCAGATCAGGCTTGGCCTGCGTGGCATCTTCCAGATAAGTCAGGGTTTCCTGTGGCGAATTGGTGCTGATAAACGCAGCTTCCGGGAAATGTTTTTTCCCAACACGCCGGAGCACATCGATAACCGGTGGCTCGTCGTCAACAATCAGGATTAATAGCGAAGAAGC is part of the Spirosoma rhododendri genome and encodes:
- a CDS encoding sensor histidine kinase; this encodes MAVPTGLRTLDAMGQLRHYPVGFTITSIDDDGQGKLWIAGQGKLAHFDPANGQYTLFQIDRSNPFGKGGGQVSDVLVTRSGDVWVTAGGVGACKLDPRSGRFTSYHPPHSGDKKIFYSRDVVALCETNDGAIWMATNIGGIFRVDPKTADVSTFTVHNGLPDNHIVALTTDQMGMLWLATNDKLCRLDPLTRQLRVFDEHDGLLGQSFTGACTSAPTGELAFGCTNGLVVFRPSDMASNTFVPPVYITRVRVQDSTRLFPTQPLTLSYRDNVISFDFVGLNYIAPEKNQYTYQLEGVNSGWVNCGTQRSATYSFLAPGTYVFRVKASNNDGLYNQQGASIQLTVLPPWWRAPWAYILYAILAALVVWALVRYRSRQLRKANQLLERNVALRTEEVIRQKLEIETQRNNLADTLTELRDTQHQLIQREKLASLGELTAGIAHEIQNPLNFVNNFSDLSVDVVTELEDEQKRQQRDADLENELLDTLKQNLQKISHHGNRASSIVQGMLEHSRMGSGERYPVDLNALVDEYIRLAYYGQRVRNPLFTCALVQKLQPDLGKVDLVGQDISRVLLNLFNNAFYAVNQRLKQANDDFKPTVTVQTRIVDKAVEIQVSDNGTGISDTMQQKIFQPFFTTKPSGEGTGLGLSLSYDIIKAHGGSLTVESREGEGCTFIIRLPNGG
- a CDS encoding autorepressor SdpR family transcription factor, translating into MNLLFKALNDPTRRQILDLLRTGDLNAGEIAEQFAMSKPSISHHLDLLRQAGLVESVKQGQFITYSLNTTVLDELLGWLLSFQQPTPVASENESNRSVNQ
- a CDS encoding SdpI family protein — protein: MNTKTTSAEWMILAPCLLALGYVALIWNQLPATIVSHYGLSGKPDGWMPKENALLILTVATGLTYLLLRFLPRIDPKGRTQSALFLRIRFVVSLLLAATLTGLFYRATPTGGSRPGVGGLLALTCVAVAVLGNYMTTLRPNWVIGIRTPWTLANDRVWTRTHRLGGRLMVVGGLLGALLALLVPAPYTVGAVVAALLVVSLIPVVYSYVYFRQEKAHQSLS
- a CDS encoding ligand-binding sensor domain-containing protein — protein: MIPHHRLITITLCMLVAVFAHGQHSLRQNSLRQPPPGQSPLGQSPLRFEHLSTAQGLSSNTIFSIYQDRDGFMWFGTGDGLNRYDGYTFTVYKPDPADPNNHMAHNNIWDMLESRSGEIWFVTPGGGLHRLDKRTGRVNFFRVERAGSGQVAAYDICYTLIEDRQGYLWIGSEGGLARFNPRTKQYRLYSVPVARGADGRVWSIQEDRFGTLWVGTATGLFTMNRQTGKFSPFYFGPDPAKPQPRIESMYLAADNSLWLAAFNDGLYQLRPGKKPSPGRDEALTTYAPTGRKYLPNREIMPKGLGENEHHDLMVGTLSGLVQLDPASGKTITYRPNPSIPGSLSHEVVWALLADRRGSFWIGSANGIDHYSTLTPRFEFYQPIPDHNATPRVENNITMLSADRRGRSGSTTPPMTTSGRYPA
- a CDS encoding response regulator, whose amino-acid sequence is MKASSLLILIVDDEPPVIDVLRRVGKKHFPEAAFISTNSPQETLTYLEDATQAKPDLILLDIDLHSTINGLELLPQIRERTRMLTPVIMFSTSDTQPNITQAYTHGASAYTRKPYDLDGWNDYVKLLRDYWFRMSLLPGRPKTSHPD
- a CDS encoding glycosyltransferase family protein — encoded protein: MEHSLSLRTDDARTNRLLLIAFVVQLVFCLTQVGFLHPDQHFQLIEFSSWQLGEPSGAGSVWELKSHIRPTVQVYIFSGFVVLCRTVGITDAYTQLTILRVLFGMGVLLVFNRLALHYFRSDRKALFWVLLLLNFSWSLPYVRTLFSSELASSVVFFGAILIYERRRERVGAVFLVGLLFSLAFYLRFQMAFGLVGFGLWLLMIEKGYSRLLPMAAGFVLGVLINTALDYQFYHQLVYTPYDYFRVNILEGKAAEFGTAPFYWYIVMLALVVGAPPVSLVLFYYSLKSSPAHLRQPLLWVVAFFVLGHCLVGHKEERFLFPVINAMPIIAGWGLPAFSAYYQRASAGIRLTIRGVIYVSVALNVLILVLFLILNPYYQLIEFGRKLNNRFSGETATIYCLHRTPFETESHLPLTFYRKSVPNLTLVPVQTIDSVRYLNHAWLATTYNDAKGRMGLLDSLGYKPQLYSSTPLWQVNTRLDANKANTINEIWVLYRKE
- a CDS encoding alpha/beta hydrolase family protein, whose amino-acid sequence is MSRLLLLLLLGLTGTVLAQTSEPIHYVITQPAGVSLTLDGTLTLPANATGPVPVVLLIAGSGPTDRDSNSPVPVGGKTVQGSPFRMLADSLSRQGVAVARYDKRYSGTNAMVAVMKIKQDQHRFDYYVSDAVGLIRQLQADKRFSRVVVAGHSEGSLVGMLAATQTNADAFVSLAGSGHNIADVLKLQLAKLPDSQRDRAYRDLDSLRAGQTVKEPPMLVASFFAPSVQPYLMSWMKYDPAIEIMKFRGPVLLINGKRDLQSGVTEADALKAARPDARLLLYPNMTHMLKDAAGESTPDNFKTYHDPSLPLTPGLATAIAQFVRGN
- a CDS encoding response regulator — encoded protein: MEQEYPFVILVIDDEPPISDVLTHVAKDSFPEAVFINVRSAGETMDYLDQHPNNLPQLVLLDIDLHQYPNGLDLLPELHARFRGLVPIVMLTVSQEQDAIRKAIVSGAVAFTRKPDDLAGWKAYATMLRQYWYQTARVPTREDVD
- a CDS encoding aldo/keto reductase, with protein sequence MTTNSQTTPTQHTWAQQNLPDIGLGGVAIGNEFEYVSDEAAHKTLEAAWNAGVRYYDVSPWYGLGLAERRYGQFLHNQNRDDYYISSKVGKLLRASKHSKGAEYYPHAHSPNDVIFDYTADGVRRSIEDSLQRLGIDSIDVVFVHDLSPDNKLLPTDWLEQFAIAEKGAFPELTKMRDEGIIKGWGLGVNCPEPILKAIDVADPDVFLLASQYSLIDHENALKNVFPKVRERNIALVMGSNLNAGFLSGSDRYNYDQKKPIEQKNLDKRDKLQAIAKQFDVDLRTASLQFALFPDVAVSVIPGARTPEQVTENVESLKVSIPDGFWQALKEQQLIDADAPTRRM